The following proteins are encoded in a genomic region of Arthrobacter jiangjiafuii:
- a CDS encoding DUF1206 domain-containing protein yields the protein MADDTAAGSPAEALERASNNDSLDFLARAGFAVMALLHILIGFIALRLVFGRYGDADTSGALGPLAASAAGPALMWGGCAACAALALRQLGEATVRVRRKPAGTRLTKAVSSGSLVLIYGSVAATFAAFARGRGRDSGDSTAHFSSTVLASPAGRPALTAVGLLILGIGVYFIYKGARRKFRSELRHFAGTRRGQAIEVLGVTGHVAKGIALILAGGLFIFAALHNSPGESTGLDGSLKRLLAAPDGPYIVAVIATGLICYGAFALVRARYGRM from the coding sequence ATGGCCGACGACACTGCCGCCGGGAGCCCGGCCGAGGCCCTGGAACGGGCCTCCAACAATGACAGCCTGGATTTCCTGGCCCGGGCCGGTTTCGCTGTGATGGCCCTGCTGCACATCCTCATCGGCTTCATTGCGCTGCGCCTGGTTTTCGGCCGGTACGGCGATGCTGACACCAGCGGCGCCCTCGGACCGCTGGCCGCGTCCGCGGCCGGGCCGGCCCTCATGTGGGGCGGGTGCGCCGCCTGCGCCGCGCTGGCATTGCGGCAACTCGGCGAGGCGACCGTGCGCGTGCGCCGGAAACCGGCCGGGACCCGCCTCACCAAGGCGGTTTCCTCCGGGTCACTGGTGCTGATCTACGGCAGCGTCGCGGCGACCTTCGCCGCCTTCGCCCGGGGCCGGGGCAGGGACTCCGGGGATTCCACCGCGCATTTCAGTTCCACAGTCCTCGCCTCGCCTGCAGGCCGGCCCGCGCTTACCGCCGTCGGCCTGCTCATCCTGGGCATCGGCGTGTACTTCATCTATAAGGGTGCGCGCCGCAAGTTCCGGAGCGAACTCCGGCACTTCGCCGGCACGCGCCGGGGACAAGCCATTGAAGTCCTTGGCGTCACCGGGCACGTCGCGAAGGGCATCGCCCTGATCCTGGCCGGCGGGTTGTTCATTTTTGCTGCCCTCCACAACAGCCCCGGAGAATCCACCGGGCTGGACGGCAGCCTCAAACGGCTGCTGGCGGCTCCGGACGGGCCATACATTGTCGCTGTGATCGCTACAGGGCTGATCTGCTACGGCGCTTTTGCCCTGGTCCGGGCCCGCTACGGCCGGATGTAG
- a CDS encoding prepilin peptidase → MVGVLGEYHAAGGAAFWLLGLAAAYFLVLAVRLAVVDALTHRLPDRMVLPAYPAAALLLGTAALAAGDPARIAPMAAAGAALWMAYFLLRLGNPAGLGFGDVKLAGVLGLYLGFLGWEFVLAGTFAAFLLGGGWGVWLILSRRGTARTSIAFGPFMLAGAGLAMVLPGLQ, encoded by the coding sequence ATGGTGGGGGTCCTGGGGGAATATCATGCGGCAGGCGGTGCTGCTTTCTGGCTGCTGGGTCTGGCAGCCGCGTACTTCCTGGTCCTCGCGGTCCGGCTGGCAGTCGTTGACGCCCTGACGCACCGCCTGCCGGACCGGATGGTGCTGCCGGCTTATCCGGCAGCGGCGCTGCTGCTCGGCACGGCCGCCCTGGCCGCGGGAGACCCGGCCAGGATCGCGCCGATGGCCGCAGCGGGAGCCGCGCTCTGGATGGCGTACTTCCTGCTGCGCCTGGGCAACCCGGCAGGACTTGGCTTCGGCGACGTCAAACTGGCCGGGGTACTGGGCCTGTACCTGGGATTTCTCGGCTGGGAATTCGTGCTGGCCGGCACCTTTGCCGCGTTCCTGCTTGGCGGCGGGTGGGGCGTGTGGCTGATCCTGTCCCGGCGGGGAACCGCCAGGACGAGCATCGCCTTCGGGCCGTTCATGCTCGCCGGTGCCGGGCTGGCGATGGTGCTGCCTGGCCTACAGTAG
- a CDS encoding NUDIX hydrolase has translation MPTPDFVLSLREKIGHELLWLPGITAVVFNEEEQVLLAQRADNGRWTLVTGMLEPGEEPAAGALREVEEETGVTARIEYLIHVGSHGPITFPNGDECSFLNVAFRCRYVSGTARVNDDESVDVRWFPLDALPPLSERHTMLLDLALEADGVPSFDH, from the coding sequence ATGCCCACGCCAGATTTTGTCCTGTCCCTGCGCGAGAAGATCGGCCACGAACTGCTCTGGCTCCCGGGGATCACCGCCGTCGTCTTCAATGAGGAGGAGCAGGTGCTGCTGGCGCAGCGGGCGGACAACGGCCGCTGGACCCTTGTCACGGGCATGCTGGAACCGGGGGAGGAACCCGCCGCCGGTGCCCTGCGCGAAGTGGAGGAAGAGACCGGTGTGACCGCCCGGATCGAATACCTGATCCATGTCGGCTCGCACGGGCCCATAACCTTCCCCAACGGCGACGAGTGTTCCTTCCTCAACGTGGCCTTCCGCTGCCGCTATGTCTCCGGAACAGCCCGGGTGAACGACGACGAATCCGTGGATGTCCGCTGGTTCCCCCTGGACGCGCTGCCGCCGCTGAGCGAACGCCACACCATGCTGTTGGACCTGGCCCTGGAGGCCGACGGCGTTCCCTCCTTTGACCACTGA
- a CDS encoding MDR family MFS transporter: protein MTATAARASEPLLLTQKRIWIIFSALIAGMLLASLDQTIVSTAMPTIVGELGGVEHQTWITTAYLLATTIVMPIYGKFGDVLGRRNLFLFAIALFTAASVGCAFATDFWGFVIFRAIQGLGGGGLMILSQAIIADIVPANQRGKYLGPLGGIFGLSAVAGPLLGGFFVDHMTWQWAFYINIPIGIIAFLIAFFTLTLPSKKATKRIDIGGVVLLSIATTCLIFFTDFGGRDDYGWTDPMTLLFGAGMLAAAALFVMVENRVADPIIPMSLFKNPIFVNSTAIGFTLGMGMFAALAFVPTFLQMSTGTSAAVSGLLMLPMMVGMMGTSIYSGLAITKHGTYKKYPIMGAALVILAMLWMTTLSADTPVWVICAQLFVFGAGLGYIMQVVILVVQNSVPVDQIGTATSSNNYFREVGASLGVAIFGAMFTTRLSENLHEVFTAAGFDPAAAGEATATLQPSVMNDLPEPIRDGIVTAYADSLAPVFWYLIPFLVIALVLALFLKQIPLSDVAGMVARGEAVGGPEADRLESERLAAAKTASDPAEPAPAPDALDRPANDPGSPQPTPQSTRNNDAG, encoded by the coding sequence ATGACCGCTACCGCCGCGCGCGCCTCCGAGCCGCTGCTGCTGACCCAGAAACGCATCTGGATCATCTTCTCCGCCCTGATCGCAGGCATGCTGCTCGCCAGCCTGGACCAGACCATCGTCTCCACCGCCATGCCCACGATCGTGGGCGAACTGGGCGGCGTCGAACACCAGACCTGGATCACCACTGCCTATCTGCTGGCCACCACCATCGTGATGCCGATCTACGGCAAGTTCGGCGATGTGCTGGGCCGGCGCAACCTCTTCCTGTTTGCCATCGCGCTGTTCACCGCAGCTTCGGTCGGCTGCGCCTTTGCCACCGATTTCTGGGGCTTCGTCATCTTCCGCGCGATCCAGGGCCTGGGCGGCGGCGGCCTGATGATCCTGTCGCAGGCGATCATCGCCGATATCGTGCCGGCCAACCAGCGCGGCAAGTACCTCGGCCCGCTGGGCGGCATCTTCGGCCTCTCGGCCGTGGCCGGACCGCTGCTGGGCGGTTTCTTCGTGGATCACATGACCTGGCAGTGGGCCTTCTACATCAATATCCCGATCGGCATCATCGCGTTCCTGATCGCTTTCTTCACGCTGACCCTGCCGAGCAAGAAGGCCACCAAGCGCATCGACATCGGCGGCGTCGTCCTGCTGTCCATTGCCACCACCTGCCTGATCTTCTTCACCGACTTCGGCGGCCGCGACGATTACGGCTGGACCGACCCGATGACCCTGCTCTTCGGCGCCGGCATGCTGGCTGCCGCAGCCCTCTTTGTGATGGTGGAAAACCGGGTGGCCGATCCGATCATTCCGATGAGCCTGTTCAAGAACCCGATCTTCGTCAACAGCACCGCCATCGGCTTCACCCTGGGCATGGGTATGTTCGCGGCCCTGGCCTTCGTGCCGACCTTCCTGCAGATGTCCACCGGCACCTCCGCGGCCGTCTCCGGCCTGCTGATGCTGCCGATGATGGTCGGCATGATGGGCACCTCGATCTACTCCGGGTTGGCCATCACCAAGCACGGGACCTACAAGAAGTACCCGATCATGGGCGCCGCGCTGGTCATCCTGGCCATGCTGTGGATGACCACGCTTTCCGCCGATACCCCGGTCTGGGTGATCTGCGCGCAGCTGTTCGTCTTCGGCGCCGGCCTCGGCTACATCATGCAGGTGGTCATCCTGGTGGTGCAGAACTCCGTACCGGTGGACCAGATCGGCACCGCCACCTCTTCCAACAACTACTTCCGTGAAGTGGGGGCCTCCCTGGGCGTGGCCATCTTCGGTGCCATGTTCACCACGCGCCTCTCCGAGAACCTGCACGAGGTCTTCACCGCCGCCGGGTTCGACCCCGCCGCTGCCGGCGAGGCCACCGCCACCCTGCAGCCGTCCGTCATGAATGACCTGCCGGAGCCGATCCGGGACGGCATTGTCACCGCCTACGCCGACTCCCTGGCCCCGGTCTTCTGGTACCTGATCCCGTTCCTGGTCATCGCCCTGGTGCTGGCCCTGTTCCTGAAGCAGATTCCGCTCTCCGACGTGGCGGGCATGGTGGCCCGCGGTGAAGCCGTAGGAGGCCCGGAGGCCGACCGGCTCGAGTCTGAGCGGCTGGCCGCTGCGAAGACAGCCTCGGATCCCGCTGAGCCAGCGCCGGCTCCGGATGCGCTTGATAGGCCCGCAAATGACCCCGGCAGCCCGCAGCCAACCCCGCAGTCAACCCGTAACAACGACGCCGGATAG
- a CDS encoding TetR/AcrR family transcriptional regulator produces MTNSAPDDGCGLRERKRTATKLAIITAARTLTAARGVSGFTVEELCEEVGISRRTFFNYFPAKEDAILGSPADEIPADLAEKFIAGGASSAPGTFSPTLLADFTDFAVALMDRMAISRQEMNALKDAVAAEPRLLQKVLHGSRDAEDAIAALLTAREGIPADDPRVGAALGLFACLTERAGPAFFDPENTRSYRSILTEHIAALQQLFASSTPPTSAKDIS; encoded by the coding sequence GTGACTAATAGTGCACCGGATGACGGCTGCGGGCTCCGCGAGCGAAAACGGACGGCAACCAAGCTCGCCATCATTACGGCGGCCAGGACCCTGACGGCAGCTCGCGGCGTGAGCGGCTTTACCGTCGAGGAGCTGTGCGAGGAAGTGGGCATTTCCCGCCGCACGTTCTTCAATTATTTCCCCGCCAAGGAAGATGCCATCCTTGGCTCCCCCGCCGATGAGATTCCGGCCGACCTGGCCGAAAAGTTCATCGCCGGCGGCGCCAGCTCCGCGCCGGGCACCTTTTCACCCACCCTGCTGGCGGATTTCACTGACTTCGCGGTTGCACTGATGGACCGCATGGCGATCTCCCGCCAGGAGATGAATGCGCTCAAGGACGCGGTGGCCGCCGAGCCCCGGCTGCTCCAGAAAGTCCTGCACGGCTCCCGGGATGCCGAGGACGCAATCGCCGCACTGCTGACGGCCCGGGAAGGAATCCCTGCCGACGACCCCCGGGTCGGGGCAGCACTGGGCCTCTTCGCCTGCCTCACCGAGCGCGCCGGACCTGCCTTCTTTGATCCGGAGAACACCCGCTCCTACCGATCCATCCTTACGGAGCACATCGCCGCCCTCCAGCAGCTCTTCGCCTCTTCCACCCCTCCCACCTCTGCCAAGGACATTTCATGA
- a CDS encoding class II fumarate hydratase, producing MTSDTPEFRIEHDTMGEVRVPVNALYRAQTQRAVENFPISGKPLDSAHIEALARIKKAAATANAELGVLDDERARAIEKAADLVAGGSLDDQFPIDVFQTGSGTSSNMNTNEVLAELATRALKDAGSDTTVHPNDHVNASQSSNDVFPTSVHVAATSALINNLIPALDYLALSLERKAVEFKDVVKSGRTHLMDATPVTMGQEFGGYAAQVRYGIERVQASLPRVAEVPLGGTAVGTGINTPAGFPQRVIEILAADTGLPLTEARDHFEAQANRDALVEVSGMLRTIAVSFSKIANDLRWMGSGPNTGLGEIAIPDLQPGSSIMPGKVNPVISEAVMQVAAQVVGNDAAIAWAGTFGYFELNVGIPVIASNLLESIRLLSNSSRIMADKMIDGIEANVERARYLAEASPSIVTPLNKFIGYENAAKIAKFAVKEGKTIRQAVEELGFVERGELTVEQLDKALDVLSMTKPPQA from the coding sequence ATGACTTCTGACACTCCTGAATTCCGCATCGAACATGACACCATGGGCGAGGTCCGCGTCCCGGTGAACGCCCTCTACCGTGCCCAGACCCAGCGCGCCGTCGAGAACTTCCCGATCTCCGGCAAGCCGTTGGACAGCGCTCACATCGAAGCGCTGGCCCGGATCAAGAAGGCCGCGGCCACCGCGAACGCCGAACTGGGAGTGCTCGACGACGAGCGCGCCCGGGCCATCGAAAAGGCCGCCGACCTGGTGGCCGGCGGCTCCCTGGACGACCAGTTCCCGATCGACGTCTTCCAGACCGGATCCGGAACCTCCTCCAACATGAACACCAACGAGGTCCTGGCCGAGCTGGCCACCCGCGCCCTCAAGGACGCCGGGAGCGATACCACGGTCCACCCGAACGACCATGTGAACGCCTCGCAGTCCTCCAACGACGTGTTCCCGACCTCTGTCCACGTCGCAGCGACCTCCGCCCTGATCAACAACCTGATCCCCGCCCTGGACTACCTGGCGCTTTCGCTCGAGCGCAAGGCCGTGGAGTTCAAGGATGTTGTGAAGTCCGGCCGCACGCACCTCATGGACGCCACCCCGGTGACCATGGGCCAGGAGTTCGGCGGCTACGCCGCGCAGGTCCGTTACGGCATCGAGCGCGTCCAGGCTTCCCTGCCGCGCGTGGCCGAAGTTCCCCTGGGCGGCACCGCCGTGGGCACCGGCATCAACACCCCGGCCGGTTTCCCGCAGCGCGTCATCGAGATCCTGGCCGCCGACACCGGCCTGCCGCTGACCGAAGCCCGCGACCACTTCGAGGCACAGGCCAACCGCGACGCCCTCGTTGAGGTCTCCGGCATGCTGCGCACCATCGCCGTGTCCTTCTCCAAGATCGCGAACGACCTGCGCTGGATGGGTTCGGGCCCCAACACCGGCCTGGGCGAAATCGCCATCCCCGACCTGCAGCCGGGCTCCTCGATCATGCCGGGCAAGGTCAACCCCGTCATCTCCGAGGCCGTGATGCAGGTTGCCGCACAGGTGGTCGGCAACGACGCCGCCATCGCCTGGGCCGGTACGTTCGGCTACTTCGAACTCAATGTCGGCATCCCCGTCATTGCCTCGAACCTGCTCGAATCCATCCGCCTGCTGTCCAACTCCTCCCGGATCATGGCCGACAAGATGATTGACGGCATCGAAGCGAACGTGGAGCGCGCCCGTTACCTGGCCGAGGCTTCCCCCTCGATCGTGACCCCGCTGAACAAGTTCATCGGCTACGAGAACGCCGCCAAGATCGCCAAGTTCGCCGTCAAGGAAGGCAAGACCATCCGCCAGGCCGTCGAAGAGCTCGGCTTCGTGGAGCGCGGCGAGCTGACCGTGGAGCAGCTGGATAAGGCACTGGACGTGCTCTCCATGACCAAGCCCCCGCAGGCCTAG
- a CDS encoding carbonic anhydrase codes for MTETTDPVITPAQAWQTLHEGNARFVAGNSSHPNQDANRRSSLIHEQNPFAVIFGCSDSRLAAEIIFDLGLGDAFVIRTAGQVIDDAVLGSLEYSVVTLGVPLIVVLGHDSCGAVTAAKRTVDTGEMPGGHIRNLVERITPSVLAAQRNGFTEVNDMVVEHTKQTAERLVESSQLIAAAVEEGRTAVIGVSYRLAEGAADLVSGFGALAHPSVLRSPRA; via the coding sequence GTGACTGAAACGACTGATCCCGTTATTACCCCCGCCCAGGCCTGGCAGACACTGCATGAAGGCAACGCCCGCTTTGTAGCCGGAAACTCCTCTCATCCCAACCAGGACGCCAACCGCCGCAGCTCCCTGATCCATGAGCAGAACCCCTTTGCCGTCATCTTCGGTTGCTCGGACTCCCGGCTGGCCGCCGAGATCATTTTCGACCTCGGCCTGGGCGACGCCTTCGTCATCCGTACCGCGGGGCAGGTGATCGACGACGCCGTCCTCGGCTCCCTGGAGTACAGCGTCGTCACCCTCGGCGTCCCGCTGATCGTGGTCCTGGGCCATGACAGCTGCGGCGCAGTGACCGCAGCCAAGCGGACGGTGGATACCGGGGAGATGCCCGGCGGCCACATCCGCAACCTGGTGGAGCGCATTACCCCCTCCGTCCTGGCTGCCCAGCGCAACGGGTTCACCGAGGTCAACGACATGGTCGTGGAGCACACCAAGCAGACCGCCGAACGCCTGGTGGAAAGCTCCCAGCTCATCGCCGCGGCAGTGGAAGAGGGCCGCACCGCCGTCATCGGCGTTTCCTACCGGCTGGCTGAAGGCGCCGCGGACCTGGTCTCCGGGTTCGGCGCCCTGGCCCACCCCTCGGTGCTGCGCTCCCCACGGGCCTGA
- a CDS encoding DUF4245 domain-containing protein, which produces MSEQQQDQETPVTPVLTPKQAKRANASVIGMLIATGLTLALVLVPVLLNPTPTAQTRNVDVSQIANQAAGDAGYAPLAPELPEGWSSNYARWEAAGTSGVPVWEVGYVTPGSDFISLAQTDAGNPTWIAQMSDNAKVAGERAAGGSTWELRDSEEGEASLILEQDGMTVVLSGEADLAEFDVLAEAVVRELGNK; this is translated from the coding sequence GTGAGTGAGCAGCAGCAGGACCAAGAGACGCCCGTAACCCCCGTTTTGACCCCCAAGCAGGCCAAACGGGCCAATGCGAGCGTGATCGGCATGTTGATTGCCACCGGCCTGACGCTGGCACTGGTCCTGGTTCCGGTCCTGCTCAACCCCACCCCTACGGCGCAGACCCGCAACGTCGACGTGTCGCAGATCGCAAACCAGGCGGCCGGCGACGCCGGTTACGCGCCGCTCGCGCCGGAGCTGCCCGAGGGCTGGAGTTCGAACTACGCCCGCTGGGAGGCCGCCGGGACCAGCGGGGTCCCCGTTTGGGAAGTGGGTTACGTCACTCCCGGATCAGACTTTATTAGCCTTGCCCAGACCGATGCGGGCAACCCGACCTGGATCGCCCAGATGTCCGACAACGCCAAGGTGGCCGGTGAACGCGCTGCCGGCGGGAGCACCTGGGAGCTGCGGGACTCCGAGGAGGGCGAAGCGAGCCTGATCCTGGAACAGGACGGCATGACCGTGGTCCTGAGCGGAGAAGCCGACCTGGCCGAGTTCGACGTCCTCGCCGAAGCCGTGGTCCGGGAGCTGGGTAACAAGTAG
- the glpX gene encoding class II fructose-bisphosphatase, with the protein MRLDVSKGAQYSTLSPALAVGDNEPDRNLALELVRVTEAAAIAGGHWVGFGDKNAADGAAVDAMRSLISTVSFNGVVVIGEGEKDEAPMLYNGEHVGDGTGALCDVAVDPIDGTRLTALGINNALAVLAVAERGTMFDPSAVFYMEKLITGPEAADMVDLRLPVKQNLHLIAKAKGKKINQLNVMILDRDRHKPLVQEIRDAGARTRMLMDGDVAGGIAAAREGTDVDALMGIGGTPEGIITACAIKTLGGVIQGRLWPTSDEEKQKAIDAGHDLDRVMSTNDLVTSDNCYFAATGITDGDLVRGVRYKKDRVLTQSIVMRSKSGTIRVVDGEHQSHKWESYARLK; encoded by the coding sequence ATGAGGTTAGACGTGTCCAAAGGCGCTCAGTACTCCACACTTTCCCCCGCCCTGGCAGTCGGGGACAACGAGCCGGACCGGAACCTGGCGCTTGAATTGGTCCGGGTTACCGAAGCAGCCGCCATCGCCGGCGGGCACTGGGTCGGGTTCGGCGACAAGAACGCCGCCGACGGCGCTGCCGTCGACGCAATGCGTTCACTGATCTCCACCGTCTCCTTCAACGGCGTTGTGGTTATCGGTGAAGGCGAAAAAGACGAAGCCCCCATGCTCTACAACGGCGAGCACGTCGGTGACGGCACCGGAGCCCTCTGCGACGTCGCGGTGGACCCGATTGACGGCACCCGCCTGACGGCGCTGGGCATCAACAACGCGCTGGCCGTGCTGGCGGTGGCTGAACGCGGCACCATGTTCGATCCCTCCGCGGTGTTCTACATGGAAAAGCTGATCACCGGCCCCGAAGCCGCCGACATGGTGGACCTGCGCCTGCCGGTCAAGCAGAACCTGCACCTGATCGCCAAGGCCAAGGGCAAGAAGATCAACCAGCTCAACGTGATGATCCTGGACCGTGACCGGCACAAGCCGCTGGTCCAGGAAATCCGCGACGCCGGAGCCCGCACCCGGATGCTGATGGACGGCGACGTCGCCGGCGGCATTGCCGCAGCCCGCGAGGGTACCGACGTCGATGCGCTGATGGGCATCGGTGGCACCCCCGAAGGCATCATCACCGCCTGCGCCATCAAGACCCTCGGCGGCGTCATCCAGGGCCGGCTGTGGCCGACCTCCGATGAGGAGAAGCAGAAGGCCATCGACGCCGGCCACGATCTGGACCGCGTCATGTCCACCAACGACCTGGTCACCAGCGACAACTGCTACTTCGCCGCCACCGGCATCACCGACGGCGACCTGGTCCGCGGCGTGCGCTACAAGAAGGACCGCGTGTTGACGCAGTCCATCGTGATGCGTTCCAAGTCCGGCACCATCCGCGTGGTCGACGGCGAGCACCAGTCCCACAAGTGGGAGTCCTACGCACGCCTGAAGTAA